Proteins encoded together in one Synechococcus sp. A15-62 window:
- the grrP gene encoding extracellular substrate binding-like orphan protein GrrP, whose amino-acid sequence MIFEEVKPLYQKTDAGYEGLGVDVLEQIRIQAKRRKVDYRVAKSVNDGIGAVITGRADIACGVAFTWGRSSQVSYSLPFGVGGTRLLMARDTTIDGTPASLEGQTIGVVKDTASAKVLKSVVPGATLFSIPKEALDAFYTGDVSILGGGTLWLAANQPDRQDGAAALPSLRPLRHQLHHQSKQRQTALLHQHRVGPDDAGLHGW is encoded by the coding sequence GTGATCTTCGAGGAGGTCAAGCCGCTGTATCAAAAAACAGATGCCGGCTACGAAGGCCTCGGGGTTGATGTTCTTGAACAGATCCGGATTCAAGCGAAGCGCCGCAAGGTGGACTACCGGGTGGCGAAGTCGGTGAATGACGGCATCGGCGCCGTGATCACCGGCAGAGCCGACATCGCCTGTGGCGTTGCCTTCACCTGGGGCCGCTCCAGCCAGGTGAGCTACAGCCTTCCCTTCGGCGTTGGTGGCACCCGTCTGCTGATGGCCCGCGACACCACTATTGATGGAACCCCGGCCTCCCTGGAGGGCCAAACCATCGGTGTGGTGAAGGACACCGCCTCCGCCAAGGTGCTGAAGAGCGTGGTGCCCGGCGCCACGCTCTTCAGCATCCCCAAGGAAGCGTTGGATGCCTTCTACACGGGCGACGTTTCGATTCTTGGGGGAGGAACGCTGTGGCTGGCCGCCAACCAGCCGGATCGACAAGACGGCGCTGCTGCCCTTCCGTCCCTACGGCCGCTCCGGCATCAGCTGCATCATCAATCAAAACAACGGCAAACTGCTCTCCTCCACCAACATCGCGTTGGGCCAGATGATGCAGGCCTACATGGATGGTGA
- the hisD gene encoding histidinol dehydrogenase gives MSQPAVAPLRIVRDLDRAQTELKRLSSRTTQTQQGEARERVEAILAAVRDRGDAAIADFTKRFDGFRPEPMAVSPEALEQAWTSLPTNLRDALELAHRRITDFHQRQRPADLAVTGPHGEQLGRRWRPVERAGLYVPGGRAAYPSTVLMNAVPARVAGVKDVVICSPAGRDGAVNPVVLAAAHLAGVKTVFRLGGAQAVAAMAYGSESVPKVDVISGPGNLYVTLAKQAVYGQVAIDSLAGPSEVLVIADHSAKPDQVAADLLAQAEHDPLAAAVLITTDPALADGINAAVAEQLADHPRQEICEAALRDWGLVVVCDDLESCARLSDSFAPEHLELLVERPEPLADRIQNAGAIFLGPWSPEAVGDYLAGPNHTLPTCGAARFSGALSVETFMRHTSLIGFNRAALEATGSAVQELATSEGLHSHAESVRRRLS, from the coding sequence GTGAGCCAGCCGGCCGTTGCTCCCCTTCGCATCGTGCGGGATCTGGACCGGGCCCAGACGGAGCTGAAACGGTTGTCGAGCCGCACCACACAAACCCAGCAGGGTGAAGCCCGTGAGCGGGTTGAAGCCATTCTCGCAGCGGTGCGCGACCGCGGTGATGCCGCCATTGCCGACTTCACCAAACGGTTCGACGGCTTCCGGCCCGAACCGATGGCGGTGTCCCCCGAGGCCCTCGAACAGGCCTGGACGTCGCTGCCGACCAACCTGCGGGATGCCCTTGAGCTGGCCCACCGCCGCATCACCGACTTCCACCAACGCCAACGTCCCGCCGATCTGGCGGTGACGGGCCCCCACGGCGAACAACTTGGGCGGCGCTGGCGGCCGGTGGAGCGTGCTGGTCTCTACGTACCCGGTGGACGTGCGGCTTACCCCAGCACCGTGCTGATGAATGCGGTGCCGGCCCGGGTCGCCGGCGTCAAAGACGTGGTGATCTGTTCCCCCGCCGGACGGGATGGTGCGGTGAACCCAGTGGTGCTGGCAGCGGCCCACCTGGCCGGCGTGAAAACGGTGTTCCGCCTTGGAGGAGCCCAGGCTGTGGCCGCCATGGCCTATGGAAGCGAGAGCGTTCCCAAGGTGGACGTGATCAGTGGCCCCGGGAATCTTTATGTGACCCTGGCAAAACAGGCGGTGTACGGCCAGGTGGCCATTGATTCCCTGGCGGGACCGAGCGAAGTGCTGGTGATCGCAGACCACTCCGCCAAGCCCGATCAGGTGGCAGCGGATCTGTTGGCGCAGGCGGAGCACGACCCCCTGGCGGCGGCGGTACTGATCACCACGGACCCTGCCTTGGCCGACGGAATCAACGCCGCAGTGGCCGAACAGCTGGCCGATCACCCCCGCCAGGAGATCTGCGAAGCCGCTCTGCGGGACTGGGGGCTGGTGGTGGTCTGCGACGACCTTGAAAGCTGTGCCCGCCTCAGCGACAGCTTCGCCCCCGAACACCTGGAGCTGCTGGTGGAGCGGCCTGAGCCCCTGGCTGATCGCATTCAGAACGCCGGAGCCATTTTCCTGGGCCCCTGGTCTCCAGAAGCCGTGGGGGATTACCTGGCGGGCCCGAACCACACATTGCCCACCTGTGGAGCCGCGCGCTTCAGCGGGGCCCTGAGCGTTGAGACCTTCATGCGCCACACCTCGCTGATCGGTTTCAACCGGGCTGCATTGGAAGCAACGGGTTCAGCTGTGCAGGAGCTGGCCACCAGTGAAGGCCTGCACAGCCACGCTGAATCGGTGCGGCGGCGCCTCAGCTGA
- the rpoB gene encoding DNA-directed RNA polymerase subunit beta, whose translation MSSSAIQVAKTATYLPDLVEVQRASFKWFLDQGLIEELESFSPITDYTGKLELHFIGSEYRLKRPRHDVEEAKRRDATFASQMYVTCRLVNKETGEIKEQEVFIGELPLMTERGTFIINGAERVIVNQIVRSPGVYFKDEMDKNGRRTYNASVIPNRGAWLKFETDKNDLLHVRVDKTRKINAHVLMRAMGLSDNDVLDKLRHPEFYKKSIDAANDEGISSEDQALLELYKKLRPGEPPSVSGGQQLLQTRFFDPKRYDLGRVGRYKINKKLRLTIPDTVRTLTHEDVLSTLDYLINLELDVGGASLDDIDHLGNRRVRSVGELLQNQVRVGLNRLERIIKERMTVGETDSLTPAQLVNPKPLVAAIKEFFGSSQLSQFMDQTNPLAELTHKRRISALGPGGLTRERAGFAVRDIHPSHYGRLCPIETPEGPNAGLINSLATHARVNEYGFIETPFWKVENGVVLKDGDPIYLSADREDEVRVAPGDVATEDDGRISADLIPVRYRQDFEKVPPEQVDYVALSPVQVISVATSLIPFLEHDDANRALMGSNMQRQAVPLLRPERALVGTGLETQVARDSGMVPISRVNGTVTYVDANAIVVQDEDGNDHTHFLQKYQRSNQDTCLNQRPIVRCGDPVIVGQVMADGSACEGGEIALGQNVLIAYMPWEGYNYEDALLVSERLVTDDLYTSVHIEKYEIEARQTKLGPEEITREIPNVAEESLGNLDEMGIIRVGAFVESGDILVGKVTPKGESDQPPEEKLLRAIFGEKARDVRDNSLRVPGTERGRVVDVRIYTREQGDELPPGANMVVRVYVAQRRKIQVGDKMAGRHGNKGIISRILPREDMPYLPDGTPVDIVLNPLGVPSRMNVGQVFELLMGWAASNLDCRVRIVPFDEMHGAEKSQQTVETFLKEAAKQPGKGWVYDPEDPGKLQLRDGRTGLPFDQPVAVGYSHFLKLVHLVDDKIHARSTGPYSLVTQQPLGGKAQQGGQRLGEMEVWALEAYGAAYTLQELLTVKSDDMQGRNEALNAIVKGKPIPRPGTPESFKVLMRELQSLGLDIAVYTDEGKEVDLMQDVNPRRSTPSRPTYESLGVADYDED comes from the coding sequence ATGAGCAGCAGCGCGATTCAGGTCGCCAAGACCGCCACCTACCTCCCCGATCTGGTGGAGGTGCAGCGGGCCAGCTTTAAGTGGTTTTTGGATCAAGGCCTGATCGAGGAGCTGGAAAGCTTCTCTCCGATCACGGATTACACCGGCAAGCTGGAGCTGCACTTCATCGGTAGCGAGTACCGCCTGAAGCGCCCCCGCCACGATGTGGAAGAGGCCAAGCGCCGTGATGCGACCTTCGCGTCGCAGATGTATGTGACCTGCCGCCTGGTCAACAAGGAGACCGGTGAGATCAAGGAGCAGGAGGTCTTCATCGGCGAACTGCCTTTGATGACCGAGCGCGGCACGTTCATCATCAACGGCGCTGAGCGCGTGATCGTGAACCAGATCGTGCGCAGCCCCGGTGTCTATTTCAAGGATGAAATGGACAAGAACGGCCGTCGTACTTACAACGCCAGCGTCATCCCCAACCGGGGGGCCTGGCTGAAGTTTGAGACGGATAAGAACGACTTGCTCCACGTTCGTGTGGACAAGACCCGCAAGATCAACGCGCACGTGCTCATGCGGGCCATGGGTCTCTCCGACAACGACGTGCTCGACAAGCTGCGTCACCCCGAGTTCTACAAGAAGTCGATTGATGCCGCGAATGACGAAGGCATCAGCTCGGAAGACCAGGCGCTGCTTGAGCTTTATAAGAAGCTGCGTCCGGGTGAACCCCCCTCAGTGAGTGGTGGTCAGCAGCTGTTGCAGACCCGTTTCTTCGATCCCAAGCGTTACGACCTCGGTCGGGTCGGCCGATACAAGATCAACAAGAAGCTGCGGCTCACCATCCCCGACACGGTGCGCACCCTCACCCATGAGGACGTGCTCTCCACCCTCGATTACCTGATCAACCTGGAACTGGATGTCGGTGGCGCCAGCCTCGACGACATCGACCACCTCGGCAACCGCCGCGTGCGTTCTGTGGGTGAACTCCTGCAGAACCAGGTTCGTGTGGGTCTGAACCGCCTTGAGCGGATCATCAAGGAACGGATGACCGTCGGCGAAACCGACTCGCTGACCCCAGCCCAGTTGGTGAACCCGAAGCCCCTGGTGGCGGCGATCAAGGAGTTCTTCGGCTCCAGCCAGCTGAGCCAGTTCATGGACCAGACCAACCCTCTGGCTGAGCTCACCCACAAGCGCCGCATCTCGGCCCTTGGACCCGGCGGTCTCACCCGTGAACGTGCCGGCTTCGCCGTCCGCGATATTCACCCCTCCCACTACGGCCGTCTCTGCCCGATTGAGACGCCGGAAGGTCCCAACGCCGGTCTGATCAACTCCCTGGCCACCCACGCCCGGGTCAATGAGTACGGCTTCATCGAAACGCCATTCTGGAAGGTGGAGAACGGTGTCGTTCTCAAGGACGGCGATCCGATCTACCTGTCTGCCGACAGGGAAGACGAAGTGCGCGTTGCCCCTGGTGACGTGGCCACCGAGGACGACGGCCGGATCTCGGCGGATTTGATTCCCGTGCGTTACCGCCAGGACTTCGAGAAGGTCCCCCCTGAGCAGGTTGACTACGTCGCTCTGTCACCGGTGCAGGTGATCTCCGTGGCAACGTCCCTGATCCCCTTCCTGGAGCACGACGACGCCAACCGCGCCCTGATGGGCTCCAACATGCAGCGTCAGGCTGTGCCGCTGCTGCGTCCCGAGCGTGCCCTGGTGGGCACCGGCCTGGAAACCCAGGTGGCCCGCGACTCCGGCATGGTGCCGATCTCCCGGGTGAATGGCACCGTCACCTATGTGGATGCCAACGCCATCGTTGTTCAGGACGAGGACGGCAATGATCACACCCACTTCCTGCAGAAGTATCAGCGCTCTAACCAGGACACCTGCCTGAACCAGCGCCCGATCGTCCGCTGCGGCGACCCGGTGATCGTCGGTCAGGTTATGGCGGATGGCTCCGCCTGTGAAGGCGGTGAGATCGCCCTGGGTCAGAACGTTCTGATCGCTTACATGCCCTGGGAGGGGTACAACTACGAGGACGCGCTGCTGGTCAGCGAGCGTCTGGTCACCGACGACCTCTACACCTCGGTTCACATTGAGAAGTACGAGATCGAAGCGCGTCAGACCAAGCTCGGACCTGAGGAGATCACCCGTGAGATCCCCAACGTCGCTGAGGAAAGCCTGGGCAACCTCGACGAGATGGGTATCATCCGCGTGGGTGCTTTCGTTGAAAGCGGCGACATCCTCGTGGGCAAGGTGACACCCAAGGGTGAATCCGATCAGCCGCCGGAAGAGAAGCTGCTGCGCGCGATCTTCGGTGAGAAGGCGCGCGATGTGCGCGACAACTCCCTGCGGGTGCCCGGCACCGAGCGTGGCCGCGTTGTTGATGTGCGCATCTACACCCGTGAACAGGGTGATGAGCTGCCCCCCGGCGCCAACATGGTGGTGCGGGTTTATGTGGCCCAGCGCCGCAAGATCCAGGTCGGCGACAAAATGGCTGGCCGCCACGGCAACAAGGGCATCATCAGCCGCATCCTTCCCCGGGAGGACATGCCCTATCTGCCCGACGGCACCCCGGTCGACATCGTGCTCAACCCTCTGGGTGTGCCGAGCCGGATGAATGTGGGTCAGGTGTTCGAGCTGCTGATGGGTTGGGCGGCGTCCAACCTGGATTGCCGCGTGCGCATCGTTCCCTTCGATGAGATGCACGGTGCTGAGAAGTCCCAGCAGACCGTCGAGACCTTCCTCAAGGAAGCCGCCAAGCAGCCCGGCAAGGGTTGGGTGTACGACCCTGAGGATCCCGGCAAGCTGCAGCTGCGGGATGGCCGCACCGGTCTGCCCTTCGACCAGCCCGTGGCCGTGGGTTACTCCCACTTCCTCAAGCTGGTTCACCTGGTGGACGACAAGATTCACGCCCGTTCCACCGGTCCCTACTCCCTGGTCACCCAGCAGCCCCTGGGCGGTAAGGCACAGCAAGGTGGTCAGCGTCTGGGTGAGATGGAGGTTTGGGCCCTCGAGGCCTATGGCGCCGCTTACACCCTGCAGGAACTGCTCACGGTCAAGTCCGACGACATGCAGGGCCGCAACGAGGCCCTCAACGCCATCGTCAAGGGCAAGCCGATCCCCCGCCCGGGTACACCGGAATCCTTCAAGGTGCTGATGCGCGAGCTTCAGTCCCTGGGTCTGGACATCGCCGTCTACACCGACGAAGGCAAGGAAGTGGATCTGATGCAGGACGTGAATCCACGTCGCAGCACCCCCAGCAGGCCCACCTACGAATCCCTCGGCGTCGCGGATTACGACGAGGACTGA
- the rpsT gene encoding 30S ribosomal protein S20: MANNKSAKKRIEIAERNRLRNRTYKSSMRTLMKRCFAACDAYSATPGDEAKASVQTSMRAAFSKIDKAVKVGVLHRNNGANQKSRLSAAVRRVLEPAS; encoded by the coding sequence GTGGCCAATAACAAGTCAGCCAAGAAGCGGATTGAGATTGCTGAGCGCAACCGTCTGCGCAACCGCACCTACAAGTCGTCGATGCGCACCCTGATGAAGCGCTGCTTCGCCGCCTGTGACGCCTACAGCGCCACCCCCGGTGATGAAGCCAAGGCCAGCGTGCAGACCTCCATGCGTGCCGCCTTCAGCAAGATCGACAAGGCCGTAAAAGTTGGCGTGCTGCACCGCAACAACGGCGCCAATCAGAAGTCCCGCCTCAGTGCGGCCGTGCGCAGGGTGCTCGAGCCTGCCAGCTGA
- a CDS encoding trypsin-like peptidase domain-containing protein, giving the protein MAVAVLVGEGASAQALEHSFVADAVQRVAPAVVRIDTERTVERQPFDPTLLDPLLRDLLGDPPAGPERERGQGSGVVIDSKGLVLTNAHVVDRVESVSVTLADGEQRDGQVVGTDAVTDLALVRLEGDQLPPRAPLGDSEAMQVGDWAIALGTPFGLERTVTLGIVSSLHRNINSLGFADKRLELIQTDAAINPGNSGGPLVNGDGQVIGINTLVRSGPGAGLGFAIPINLARRVADQLQQQGEVVHPYIGLQLVALTPRIAREHNKDPNALVQLPERSGALVQAVLPDGPAEKAGLRRGDLLITVDEREIADPQALLEVVDAAAINVPLPLKVLRSGRELTLSVKPEPLPGMA; this is encoded by the coding sequence ATGGCCGTGGCCGTCCTGGTCGGTGAAGGGGCCTCAGCGCAGGCCCTGGAGCACAGCTTTGTGGCCGATGCCGTGCAGCGGGTGGCCCCGGCGGTGGTTCGGATCGACACCGAGCGCACCGTGGAACGTCAGCCGTTTGACCCCACGCTGCTCGATCCCCTGCTGCGGGATCTGCTGGGGGATCCTCCGGCAGGTCCGGAGCGGGAGCGGGGCCAAGGCTCCGGTGTGGTGATTGATTCCAAGGGCCTTGTGCTCACCAACGCCCATGTGGTGGATCGGGTGGAGTCCGTCAGCGTCACCCTGGCCGACGGCGAACAGCGCGATGGCCAGGTGGTGGGCACCGATGCGGTGACGGATCTGGCCCTGGTGCGTCTCGAGGGGGATCAACTGCCGCCACGGGCTCCCTTGGGTGATTCGGAAGCCATGCAGGTGGGCGATTGGGCGATCGCCCTCGGCACCCCGTTCGGATTGGAACGCACGGTGACCCTGGGCATCGTCAGCAGCCTGCACCGCAACATCAACAGCCTTGGCTTCGCCGACAAACGGCTGGAACTGATTCAGACCGACGCTGCCATCAACCCCGGCAATTCCGGTGGACCGTTGGTGAACGGCGATGGCCAGGTGATTGGCATCAACACCCTGGTGCGGTCGGGCCCTGGTGCCGGCCTCGGTTTTGCCATCCCGATCAACCTGGCCCGCCGGGTGGCTGATCAGCTCCAGCAGCAGGGTGAAGTGGTGCACCCTTACATCGGTCTGCAATTGGTGGCGCTAACACCGCGCATTGCGCGCGAGCACAACAAGGACCCCAATGCCCTGGTGCAGCTGCCGGAACGCAGCGGTGCCCTGGTGCAAGCCGTGCTGCCCGATGGCCCGGCCGAAAAAGCAGGACTGCGCCGCGGCGATCTGTTGATCACGGTGGATGAGCGTGAGATTGCCGATCCTCAGGCGCTGCTCGAGGTGGTGGATGCCGCCGCCATCAATGTTCCCCTGCCCTTGAAGGTGCTGCGGTCGGGCCGCGAGCTGACCCTGTCCGTCAAACCGGAGCCCCTGCCTGGGATGGCCTGA
- the rpiA gene encoding ribose-5-phosphate isomerase RpiA: MADLQTQMKQAVADAAVEQIKDGMVLGLGSGSTAALMIQGLGAKLASGELKDIVGVTTSFQGEVLAAELNIPLLSLNAVSRIDLAIDGADEVDPGFQLIKGGGACHVQEKLVAARADRFVVVVDSTKLVDRLNLGFLLPVEVLPGAWRQVKQQLEVLGGSAELRMAQRKAGPVVTDQGNLVLDAKLEGGISDPVALEQTINNIPGVLENGLFVNITDEVLVGEITDGVAGVRSLEKRLS; encoded by the coding sequence ATGGCTGATCTACAGACCCAAATGAAGCAGGCGGTTGCGGATGCCGCCGTGGAACAGATCAAGGACGGCATGGTGCTGGGCCTGGGATCTGGCTCCACCGCCGCCCTGATGATTCAGGGCCTGGGGGCCAAGCTCGCCAGCGGAGAACTCAAAGACATCGTCGGTGTCACCACCTCTTTCCAAGGAGAAGTGCTGGCTGCCGAGCTCAACATCCCCCTGCTCAGCCTCAACGCCGTCAGTCGGATTGATCTGGCCATCGATGGTGCCGACGAAGTCGACCCTGGCTTCCAATTGATCAAGGGTGGTGGCGCATGCCACGTGCAGGAAAAACTCGTGGCGGCACGGGCGGATCGTTTTGTGGTGGTGGTGGACTCCACCAAACTGGTGGACCGTCTCAACCTCGGTTTTCTGCTGCCGGTGGAAGTGCTGCCCGGGGCCTGGCGCCAGGTGAAGCAGCAGCTGGAAGTTCTCGGGGGCAGCGCTGAGCTGCGCATGGCCCAGCGCAAGGCCGGCCCTGTGGTCACCGATCAGGGCAACCTGGTGCTGGACGCCAAACTTGAAGGCGGCATTAGTGATCCAGTGGCCCTGGAGCAGACGATCAACAACATCCCCGGTGTGCTGGAGAACGGCCTGTTCGTCAACATCACCGATGAGGTGTTGGTCGGCGAGATCACCGATGGTGTGGCGGGTGTCCGCAGCCTGGAGAAGCGCCTCAGCTGA
- the grrA gene encoding GrrA/OscA1 family cyclophane-containing rSAM-modified RiPP: protein MKRSLIAFQALLASSAVLCQTAEASSTYIAPEQLTGQTKANSIEARIEAVRTTDWGSLLQDPEIEGELVAKSKWGNGKGKKFGNSRGKGKWGNGKSGNKWGNSRNTWGNGNYYGGWRNGGGGWGNGGGGFVNW from the coding sequence ATGAAGCGTTCTCTTATTGCTTTTCAAGCACTGCTGGCCTCCAGCGCCGTGCTCTGCCAAACCGCCGAAGCCAGCTCCACCTACATCGCTCCCGAGCAGCTGACCGGCCAGACCAAAGCCAACAGCATCGAAGCTCGGATTGAAGCCGTGCGGACCACTGACTGGGGCAGCCTGCTTCAGGATCCTGAGATCGAAGGTGAGCTTGTTGCCAAGAGCAAGTGGGGCAACGGCAAGGGCAAGAAATTCGGCAACAGCCGCGGCAAAGGCAAATGGGGCAACGGAAAGAGCGGCAACAAGTGGGGCAATAGCCGCAACACCTGGGGCAATGGCAATTACTACGGCGGTTGGCGCAACGGTGGTGGCGGCTGGGGCAACGGCGGCGGCGGATTCGTCAACTGGTGA
- a CDS encoding DNA-directed RNA polymerase subunit gamma, whose amino-acid sequence MTNSNLRTENHFDYVKITLASPDRVMEWGQRTLPNGQVVGEVTKPETINYRTLKPEMDGLFCEKIFGPSKDWECHCGKYKRVRHRGIVCERCGVEVTESRVRRHRMGFIKLAAPVSHVWYLKGIPSYVAILLDMPLRDVEQIVYFNCYVVLDPGDHKDLKYKQLLTEDEWLEIEDEIYAEDSEIENEPVVGIGAEALKQLLEDLTLDEVAEQLREEINGSKGQKRAKLIKRLRVIDNFIATNARPEWMVLDVIPVIPPDLRPMVQLDGGRFATSDLNDLYRRVINRNNRLARLQEILAPEIIVRNEKRMLQEAVDALIDNGRRGRTVVGANNRPLKSLSDIIEGKQGRFRQNLLGKRVDYSGRSVIVVGPKLKMHQCGLPKEMAIELFQPFVIHRLIRQNIVNNIKAAKKLIQRADDEVMQVLQEVIDGHPILLNRAPTLHRLGIQAFEPKLVDGRAIQLHPLVCPAFNADFDGDQMAVHVPLAIEAQTEARMLMLASNNILSPATGEPIITPSQDMVLGSYYLTALQPGASKPDFGDRSCTFAGLEDVIHAFEDNRIGLHDWVWVRFNGEVQDDEELDAPSKSESLSDGTRIEEWSYRRDRFDEDGALISRYILTTVGRVVMNHTIIDAVAAA is encoded by the coding sequence ATGACCAACAGCAACCTCCGCACCGAGAACCACTTCGATTACGTCAAGATCACCCTCGCCTCACCCGACCGGGTGATGGAGTGGGGACAGCGCACCCTGCCCAACGGTCAGGTGGTCGGTGAGGTCACCAAGCCGGAGACCATCAACTACCGCACCCTCAAGCCCGAGATGGACGGGCTGTTCTGCGAAAAGATCTTTGGCCCTTCCAAAGATTGGGAATGCCACTGCGGCAAGTACAAGCGGGTGCGTCACCGGGGCATCGTTTGTGAACGCTGCGGTGTGGAGGTCACCGAGAGCCGCGTGCGTCGTCACCGCATGGGCTTCATCAAGCTGGCGGCACCCGTCTCCCACGTCTGGTACCTGAAGGGGATCCCCAGCTACGTGGCCATCCTGCTGGACATGCCCCTGCGGGATGTGGAGCAGATCGTCTACTTCAACTGCTATGTGGTGCTGGATCCCGGCGACCACAAAGACCTGAAGTACAAGCAGCTGCTCACGGAAGACGAGTGGCTGGAAATTGAAGATGAGATCTACGCCGAAGATTCCGAGATCGAGAACGAGCCCGTGGTGGGCATCGGTGCCGAGGCCCTCAAGCAACTGCTGGAAGATCTCACCCTCGATGAAGTGGCTGAGCAGCTGCGCGAGGAGATCAACGGCAGCAAGGGTCAGAAGCGCGCCAAGTTGATCAAGCGTCTGCGCGTGATCGACAACTTCATCGCCACCAACGCCCGTCCCGAGTGGATGGTGCTGGATGTAATCCCGGTGATTCCGCCCGACCTGCGCCCGATGGTGCAGCTCGACGGCGGTCGCTTCGCCACCAGCGATCTCAACGATCTCTACCGGCGGGTGATCAACCGCAACAACCGTCTGGCGAGGCTCCAGGAAATCCTGGCCCCTGAAATCATCGTCCGCAACGAGAAGCGGATGCTGCAGGAGGCCGTCGATGCCCTGATCGACAACGGCCGTCGCGGTCGCACCGTGGTGGGTGCCAACAACCGTCCGCTCAAGTCACTGAGCGACATCATTGAAGGCAAGCAGGGCCGCTTCCGTCAGAACCTGCTGGGTAAGCGGGTCGACTACTCCGGTCGTTCCGTGATCGTGGTGGGTCCGAAGCTGAAGATGCACCAGTGCGGTCTGCCCAAGGAGATGGCGATTGAGCTGTTCCAGCCCTTCGTGATCCACCGCCTGATCCGCCAGAACATCGTCAACAACATCAAAGCGGCCAAGAAGCTGATTCAGCGGGCCGACGATGAAGTGATGCAGGTGCTGCAGGAGGTGATCGACGGTCACCCGATCCTGCTAAACCGTGCTCCAACCCTGCACCGTCTCGGCATCCAGGCCTTCGAACCCAAGCTGGTTGATGGCCGCGCCATTCAGCTGCACCCCTTGGTCTGCCCAGCCTTCAACGCTGACTTCGACGGTGACCAGATGGCAGTCCACGTGCCCCTGGCCATCGAGGCGCAGACCGAGGCCCGCATGCTGATGCTGGCCAGCAACAACATCCTGTCGCCTGCAACCGGCGAGCCGATCATCACCCCGTCCCAGGATATGGTTCTTGGCTCCTACTACCTGACGGCGCTTCAACCCGGTGCCTCCAAGCCCGACTTCGGCGATCGCAGCTGCACTTTTGCCGGTCTGGAGGATGTCATCCATGCCTTCGAAGACAACCGGATCGGTCTGCACGACTGGGTGTGGGTCCGCTTCAACGGTGAAGTTCAGGACGATGAAGAGCTGGATGCGCCCAGCAAGAGCGAATCCCTCAGTGATGGAACGCGCATCGAAGAGTGGAGCTACCGCCGCGACCGTTTCGATGAAGACGGTGCCCTGATCAGCCGCTACATCCTCACCACTGTGGGCCGCGTGGTGATGAATCACACGATCATCGACGCGGTGGCCGCCGCCTGA
- a CDS encoding TatD family hydrolase — MSPTPTLIDSHCHIVFRNFDDDLDEVASRWREAGVGALLHACVEPSEIPAIRALADRFPEMRYSVGVHPLDTEHWRDDTVAVLRRAALEDDRVVAIGELGLDLFRDKNLEEQLAVLRPQLDLAVELNLPVIIHCRDAAEPMLEELRSRKAQGRCPGGVMHCWGGTPDEMHQFLELGFYISFSGTVTFPKAEPTHDCARQVPEDRFLVETDCPFLAPVPRRGKRNEPAFVASVATRVAELRGVDLDSVACSSTANARRLFGLP, encoded by the coding sequence GTGTCCCCCACCCCGACGTTGATTGACAGCCACTGTCACATCGTCTTCCGCAACTTTGACGACGACCTCGATGAGGTGGCCTCACGCTGGCGTGAGGCTGGGGTCGGTGCTCTGCTGCATGCCTGCGTCGAACCTTCCGAAATTCCGGCGATCCGCGCTTTAGCTGATCGGTTCCCGGAGATGCGCTATTCCGTCGGTGTCCATCCACTGGACACCGAGCATTGGCGGGATGACACGGTGGCTGTGCTGCGCCGGGCGGCCTTGGAGGACGATCGGGTGGTCGCCATCGGTGAACTCGGACTCGATCTCTTCCGAGATAAGAATCTCGAGGAGCAGCTTGCTGTGCTGCGCCCTCAATTGGACCTGGCAGTGGAGCTGAACCTGCCGGTGATCATTCACTGCCGGGATGCCGCTGAGCCGATGCTGGAGGAACTGCGGTCCCGCAAGGCGCAGGGCCGTTGCCCTGGAGGGGTGATGCATTGCTGGGGCGGCACCCCCGATGAAATGCACCAGTTCCTGGAACTCGGCTTTTACATCAGCTTCAGTGGCACCGTCACCTTCCCTAAGGCGGAGCCCACCCACGACTGCGCTCGTCAGGTGCCTGAGGATCGTTTCCTGGTGGAAACCGATTGCCCTTTCCTGGCCCCTGTGCCCCGCCGGGGCAAGCGCAACGAGCCGGCCTTCGTGGCCTCCGTTGCCACGCGGGTGGCTGAGCTGCGCGGCGTGGATCTCGACAGCGTGGCCTGCAGCAGCACCGCCAACGCCCGGCGTTTGTTCGGACTTCCTTAA